The sequence below is a genomic window from Gossypium hirsutum isolate 1008001.06 chromosome A11, Gossypium_hirsutum_v2.1, whole genome shotgun sequence.
ACAACCGTGTTATTTCTGCTTCCAGtcattttaaaatgatatttattttaaactacaGATAGTTGTGTATTTTAACTTGCCCTAAAACCATCTATTCTGCTTCTTTACTTAATCTTGCAATTCCCAAATCAGAGGTAAAAGATCAACATGGCAACACCAAAGGGTGCTTGGCTAGCATACTTCCATCTCTTGTAAATTAAGTAAAAGGACAGTTGTTGTCTGGGAAAGGCAAAACCAACAAATGCTGCATATAATAGTGTGCCAACACAAATGCTGCAACTGTTTTGATTTAAAATTCAAATGCATCTAAAGAAAAAGGGGTCTTGCACCCATCTTTATGTAGAGAGCGAATCATCGGATTTCTTCAACATGCAAATTTAGTTGTTGTACACTTCCTGACCTACATTAATGTACTTACATGGTCAATTTTACCACTGGAAATGAACAACATACTTAGCAATGCAGTTTTTGTTGTTAATTGGGGTCATGGAGTTGATGGTGCAACACTATCTGCTTGATTTCTTTCGGCCATTTCAACTTCATACGCGCAGGTATCTGATGTTTTCTCATCCTTCATAGCAATGCTTTGCAGTTTAGCACGCTGTATAGCATGCAGCTCATATCTGATAAACACAAAGACAAGCATTTGAGCTTGGATTTATCTGGTTTTACATGTATTAGGGATTAACTTTGGTTAAGATGGAATACTAATAATCTTACATAATGAACACGTAAGCAAAAAAAGAGCAACCTTGTTTGGAAAAAGAACTGTGCAAACATGGAGCTATTTGGGAAACTAAAAGAACAATGGTGCTATGTCGGAAAGGGCCAAACGCCAGGGATGTAGACCAATGTTATCCTATAAAGAAAAAGAGTACCATTCTATGTTTGAAACGGTGCTGCAACTCCTCCATTCTCCACAGACGAAGACAAAAAGAACTatccacctttttttttttttcaatttccaaCAGAATATACTGACTTGTTCGGGTTTATAGATGATAACATTTCCAATTAAACTGACAATGTTGGCATTCTTTTTTCCCAAGAAATTCTTTATCCAAATAAATTCCGTGGTTTGAAAAATATGGTTCTCATAGCATAAATAAGGGCATAAGAAGTTAATCTATACTGATATATAATTGAACTGAGAACAGAATGTCTCACTAAtgcaatcttttttttaaaatttcaaataaatcgGACTCAAACAAGAActtcatttttcatatttattttctcaattgCAAGAAACAAAACTTTCCATCTTGTAATTTTTTCCCATGATTACTTGTGCAAGACAAAGCATACAATTCGGTGCAATAGGAGGATAATCATGATATATCAGTTCTATTCATAATAAACATGATTAAAGACAGCAAAGAAATCAGTAATCAACTAAAAAGCACCGTAAAAACTAATTCAAACTTCCGGGTGCAACCCTAGAAAACAAAATCACACATCCGCTTAGGACATCTTGAAGACGTAAGAAAAGCCACATCATGGCGTTACATTCTACGGATCTCCACTAGCATCCTTAAACAGGCTTTAGATCTCCGAACAGCTAGCGCTCACTTTGAcagtaatttctatattttcaaGAATAGCGACACAATGGCTACGTTTGTGCATTGTCACGAAATGCTAGCATGTATGTAATAAGCATGTACTGTGAAACAGAATTCAAGAATTTCTTTCAAGaaataaattttcacaaaacGAAAGGTCAATACAAAGAATGTGTTGGCAAATGTTTGAAGGATATATCTGATGAGAGAATGGCAATATCATATAGGCATCTAAAATCATGCTCAGATTCAAATCCACAAAGCAACAATATATGCACAGATTCCTTGTTCTAAATTACTAATTATcatgaaaaaaaatgtaaaacttaCTCAGCCACGTAGCTATTGACAAGCATGAAATATATCCTCCAAAATTTTTCCTCCTTCAAATGACGAGGGCATAGCTTGAATCTAAGCTGTGAAAGTTCctggaaaaaaagaagaatagaacaataattataaattattaagagggaaaaaaggttaaaaaaaaaaacaccccaAACCTTCACTTTAGAAAGCACTAAGACAGCATGACGCTCTTGCCAATCAGAAAGATCTTTACGCACATTATAAGAAGTTTGGGCTTCAATGTCACCATCATCTGAACATCATAAGCTTCAATCAAACCAATTTTCTCTTTAGAAATTTCCAAAGCGAAAGAAAAAAGACGGGAAGTACCTTGGATAGGGAAATTCTTGAAGGTTTCTAAAGTAAAAGACTTGACATGATCGATTAATTGTTGGGTAATTCCAAGAAATTCTTCTTGTTCTTGGTGGTGGGGTTGAGGTTGATCTGGTGGGTTTTTGTGGTTTTTACTGTTCCTTGAAACACTGCGGCGAAACCACGACGAAAGATTCATTGTTTTGTCTGGTCGGGATGCTTTGATTTGAGATGCTTTTTTTTTCAGAGATTTTTAGTCAAAGATTATTTTTGTAGTTTCACAAAGATTTACTTCgctttattaattattttgtttgtttaCAGAGTGTACATTAGTCACTAACTCTTCGCATACTTTACTATTATAAGCCCATTATAAGATAAATGTTAGCTATGGATTTTAACTGTTCTATCCAAACGTAGATTAAATTATTTCCCATTTTGGTTTCATGTTGTTTTAGGTGTGCCGTGtgctcattattt
It includes:
- the LOC107922985 gene encoding uncharacterized protein isoform X1, which produces MNLSSWFRRSVSRNSKNHKNPPDQPQPHHQEQEEFLGITQQLIDHVKSFTLETFKNFPIQDDGDIEAQTSYNVRKDLSDWQERHAVLVLSKVKELSQLRFKLCPRHLKEEKFWRIYFMLVNSYVAEYELHAIQRAKLQSIAMKDEKTSDTCAYEVEMAERNQADSVAPSTP
- the LOC107922985 gene encoding uncharacterized protein isoform X2; the protein is MNLSSWFRRSVSRNSKNHKNPPDQPQPHHQEQEEFLGITQQLIDHVKSFTLETFKNFPIQDDGDIEAQTSYNVRKDLSDWQERHAVLVLSKELSQLRFKLCPRHLKEEKFWRIYFMLVNSYVAEYELHAIQRAKLQSIAMKDEKTSDTCAYEVEMAERNQADSVAPSTP